The following are encoded in a window of Fischerella sp. PCC 9605 genomic DNA:
- a CDS encoding serine/threonine protein kinase gives MLPSIGLIESIYQELLPELRIESIDPHDPVEVHHIPYPWRLIGRGNYAAVVYHPDHPNQVVKIYAPGRPGFEEEVEVYRRLGSHPAFSECLYAGEGFLILKRLYGMTLYDCLSLGVRIPEQVIRDIDQALDYARGRGLYPHDVHGRNVMMREGRGLVVDVSDFLHEETCSKWNDLKKAYYWLYRPLLSPLRLRVPYFILDIVRKSYRLISRLASRYLRVRRFRRKWN, from the coding sequence GTGTTACCTAGCATTGGTTTGATTGAGAGTATCTACCAAGAGCTACTCCCGGAGTTGCGGATCGAGAGCATCGATCCCCATGACCCGGTGGAAGTACACCATATCCCCTACCCTTGGCGGCTGATTGGGAGGGGTAACTACGCTGCGGTGGTCTATCACCCTGACCACCCAAACCAAGTGGTAAAAATTTATGCACCCGGACGCCCGGGCTTTGAGGAAGAGGTGGAGGTCTACCGCCGCTTGGGTTCTCACCCTGCTTTCTCTGAGTGTTTGTATGCCGGTGAGGGCTTCTTAATCCTAAAGCGGCTTTATGGAATGACCTTGTATGACTGTCTCAGCCTTGGGGTGCGAATTCCAGAGCAAGTTATACGAGACATCGACCAAGCCCTAGACTATGCCCGTGGGCGTGGTCTCTACCCCCATGACGTTCACGGTCGCAATGTGATGATGCGAGAAGGCAGGGGACTGGTTGTGGACGTTTCGGACTTCCTCCATGAAGAAACTTGCTCAAAGTGGAATGACCTGAAAAAAGCTTACTACTGGCTGTATCGTCCTCTGTTATCTCCGCTTCGGCTACGAGTACCCTACTTTATCCTGGATATTGTCCGCAAGAGTTATCGTCTCATCAGCCGCTTAGCTTCACGTTATTTGCGGGTTCGCAGATTCAGGAGAAAGTGGAATTAG